The Brachyhypopomus gauderio isolate BG-103 chromosome 12, BGAUD_0.2, whole genome shotgun sequence genome window below encodes:
- the afmid gene encoding kynurenine formamidase produces the protein MSHWEKNKKYELEKQYSPSQWSHRMSADDVIKAHVAALKSGTEKARSLAQTLVDIPYGEGDEEKLDVYVPISSSPDVPLVIYIHGGYWQFLSKEESGFMAVPLAPKGVVVVAVGYSIAPKGNMDLMVSQVRRSVAATVQQYSHISGLYLCGHSAGAHLAAMVLSTDWSEYSVSPQIKGAFLVSGIYDLLPILSTYVNDPLKMTEEVAVRNSPSQLLHQLKASSSACDIVIAVAQNDSPEFRKQSEFYFRSLEAAGLNVTFEDVPNTDHFNIIEQFVDENYHLTQLLLKMMGKI, from the exons ATGTCTCACTGGGAAAAAAACAAGAAATAT GAGCTCGAGAAACAGTACTCGCCCAGCCAGTGGTCCCACAGAATGTCCGCCGATGACGTGATTAAAGCCCATGTGGCCGCGCTGAAATCAG GCACGGAGAAGGCTCGCTCTCTTGCTCAGACCCTGGTGGATATCCCGTACGGTGAAGGAGATGAGGAGAAACTAGACGTTTACGTTCCCATCAGCTCCTCCCCAG ATGTACCTCTGGTTATTTACATTCATGGGGGTTACTGGCAGTTTCTGAG CAAGGAGGAGTCTGGTTTCATGGCTGTCCCGTTGGCACCGAAGGGGGTTGTGGTGGTTGCCGTTGGATACAGCATAGCCCCCAAAG GTAACATGGACCTGATGGTATCTCAGGTCCGCAGGAGCGTGGCAGCTACTGTTCAGCAGTACTCCCATATCAG TGGGCTCTACCTGTGTGGTCATTCTGCAGGCGCACACCTGGCAGCCATGGTACTCTCTACTGACTGGTCAGAGTACAGCGTTTCACCTCaaattaaag GAGCCTTTCTTGTTAGTGGCATTTATGACCTGCTGCCAATTCTGTCCACTTATGTCAATGATCCATTGAAGATGACAGA GGAGGTGGCAGTTAGGAACAGCCCAAGTCAGCTTTTGCACCAGCTCAAGGCGTCCTCCTCTGCCTGTGACATCGTCATCGCCGTGGCTCAGAATGACTCCCCTGAGTTCCGGAAGCAGTCGGAATTCTACTTCAGA TCGCTGGAGGCTGCCGGACTAAACGTCACATTTGAGGACGTGCCCAACACAGACCATTTCAACATCATTGAGCAGTTTGTGGATGAAAACTATCACCTCACACAg ctcctgctgaagatgatGGGAAAGATCTGA